Proteins from one Pseudomonas sp. KBS0710 genomic window:
- the nuoM gene encoding NADH-quinone oxidoreductase subunit M: MILPWLILIPFIGGLLCWMGERFGATLPRWIALLTMSLELALGLWLWAHGDYSFAPAPGVDPTFALEFKHVWIQRFGINVHLALDGLSLLMILLTGLLGILSVLCSWKEIQRHVGFFHLNLMWILGGVVGVFLALDLFMFFFFWEMMLVPMYFLIALWGHSSSDGKKTRIYAATKFFIFTQASGLIMLVAILGLVLVNFNTTGVITFNYADLLKTKMSLTTEYILMLGFFIAFAVKLPVVPFHSWLPDAHAQAPTAGSVDLAGILLKTAAYGLLRFALPLFPNASAEFAPIAMTLGLIGIFYGAFLAFAQTDIKRLIAFSSVSHMGFVLIGIYSGSQLALQGAVIQMLAHGVSAAALFILSGQLYERLHTRDMREMGGVWSRIAYLPAISLFFAAASLGLPGTGNFIGEFLILMGSFVHTPWISAIATSGLVFGSVYSLIMIHRAYFGPAKSDTVLQGMDARELIMVLGLAVLLIYIGVYPQPFLDTSAATMHGVQQWIGTAFSQLASAR, from the coding sequence ATGATTCTGCCCTGGCTAATCCTGATCCCCTTTATCGGCGGCCTGCTCTGCTGGATGGGTGAACGCTTCGGCGCCACCCTCCCCCGCTGGATTGCGTTGCTGACCATGTCCCTGGAACTCGCGCTCGGCCTCTGGCTGTGGGCCCACGGTGACTATTCATTCGCTCCGGCACCGGGTGTCGATCCAACCTTCGCGCTTGAATTCAAGCACGTGTGGATCCAGCGCTTCGGCATCAACGTGCACCTGGCCCTCGACGGCCTGTCGCTGTTGATGATTTTGCTGACCGGCTTGCTGGGTATCCTCTCGGTACTCTGCTCCTGGAAAGAAATTCAGCGTCACGTGGGCTTTTTCCACCTGAACCTGATGTGGATCCTGGGCGGCGTTGTCGGCGTGTTCCTGGCGCTGGACCTGTTCATGTTCTTCTTCTTCTGGGAAATGATGCTGGTGCCGATGTACTTCCTCATCGCGCTCTGGGGTCACAGTTCTTCGGACGGCAAGAAAACCCGGATCTACGCGGCGACCAAGTTCTTCATCTTCACCCAGGCTTCCGGCCTGATCATGTTGGTGGCGATCCTGGGTCTGGTACTGGTCAACTTCAACACCACTGGCGTGATTACCTTCAACTACGCCGACCTGTTGAAAACCAAGATGTCGCTGACCACCGAGTACATCCTGATGCTGGGCTTCTTCATCGCCTTCGCGGTGAAGCTGCCGGTGGTGCCGTTCCACTCCTGGCTGCCTGACGCTCACGCCCAGGCGCCGACCGCAGGTTCCGTCGACCTCGCCGGTATCCTGCTGAAGACCGCGGCTTATGGCCTGCTGCGTTTCGCCCTGCCGCTGTTCCCGAATGCCTCGGCCGAGTTCGCGCCGATCGCCATGACTCTGGGTCTGATCGGGATCTTCTACGGTGCGTTCCTGGCTTTTGCGCAAACCGACATCAAGCGTCTGATTGCCTTCTCGTCCGTTTCCCACATGGGTTTCGTCCTGATCGGCATCTACTCCGGCAGCCAGCTGGCGCTGCAAGGCGCGGTGATCCAGATGTTGGCCCACGGTGTTTCGGCCGCCGCACTGTTTATCCTCAGTGGTCAGCTGTACGAGCGCCTGCACACCCGTGACATGCGTGAAATGGGTGGCGTGTGGTCGCGCATCGCGTACCTGCCGGCCATCAGCCTGTTCTTCGCCGCCGCGTCCCTGGGCTTGCCGGGCACCGGTAACTTCATCGGCGAGTTCCTGATCCTGATGGGGTCGTTCGTACACACACCGTGGATCAGTGCCATTGCTACCTCGGGCCTGGTGTTCGGTTCGGTCTACTCGCTGATCATGATCCACCGCGCCTACTTCGGCCCGGCCAAGTCCGACACTGTCCTGCAAGGGATGGATGCTCGTGAACTGATCATGGTGC
- the nuoL gene encoding NADH-quinone oxidoreductase subunit L, whose amino-acid sequence MNMIFLTFVFPLIGFLLLSFSRGRWSENLSALIGVGSIGLSAIVAAYVIWQFNVAPPEGGHYTLVLWQWMSVDGFKPNFALYVDGLSITMLGVVVGVGFLIHLFASWYMRGEAGYSRFFSYTNLFIASMLFLVLGDNLLFLYFGWEGVGLCSYLLIGFYYSNRNNGNAALKAFIVTRIGDVFMAIGLFILFQQVGTLNIQELLVLAPQKFQVGDFWITLATLMLLGGAVGKSAQLPLQTWLADAMAGPTPVSALIHAATMVTAGVYLIARTHGLFTLAPEILHLVGLVGGVTLVLAGFAALVQTDIKRILAYSTMSQIGYMFLALGVGAWDAAIFHLMTHAFFKALLFLASGAVIVACHHEQNIFKMGGLWKKLPLAYASFIVGGAALAALPLVTAGFYSKDEILWEAFASGNQNLLYAGLVGAFMTSLYTFRLIFITFHGEAKTEAHAGHGISHWLPLSVLIILSTFIGAMITPPLAGVLPESAGHAGGAAKHSLEIASGAIAIAGILLAALLFLGKRRFVTAVANSGIGRFLSAWWFAAWGFDWIYDKLFVKPYLAISHILRKDPLDQTIGLIPRAAKAGHTALSRSETGQLRWYAASMAAGAVLVIGAIVVVAI is encoded by the coding sequence ATGAACATGATCTTTCTGACTTTCGTATTTCCCCTGATCGGTTTCCTGCTGCTGTCGTTCTCCCGTGGACGCTGGTCGGAAAACCTGTCTGCCCTGATCGGTGTGGGGTCCATTGGCCTGTCGGCCATCGTCGCCGCCTACGTCATCTGGCAATTCAACGTGGCGCCGCCGGAAGGCGGCCACTACACCCTGGTGCTGTGGCAGTGGATGTCGGTGGACGGCTTCAAGCCCAACTTCGCCCTCTACGTCGACGGCCTGTCGATCACCATGCTCGGCGTGGTGGTGGGTGTAGGCTTCCTGATCCACCTGTTCGCGTCCTGGTACATGCGTGGCGAGGCCGGTTACTCGCGCTTCTTCTCGTACACCAACCTGTTTATCGCCAGCATGCTGTTCCTGGTGCTCGGCGATAACCTGTTGTTCCTGTACTTCGGCTGGGAAGGCGTGGGCTTGTGCTCGTACCTGTTGATCGGTTTCTACTACAGCAACCGCAACAACGGTAACGCCGCACTCAAGGCCTTTATCGTTACCCGGATCGGCGACGTGTTCATGGCCATCGGCCTGTTCATCCTGTTCCAACAGGTGGGCACGCTGAACATCCAGGAACTGCTGGTGCTGGCACCGCAGAAATTTCAGGTCGGCGACTTCTGGATCACCCTCGCGACCCTGATGCTGCTGGGCGGCGCCGTGGGTAAATCTGCGCAACTGCCGCTGCAAACCTGGCTGGCGGACGCGATGGCCGGCCCTACGCCGGTGTCGGCGCTGATCCACGCGGCAACCATGGTTACTGCGGGTGTCTACCTGATCGCACGTACCCACGGCCTGTTCACCCTGGCACCGGAAATCCTGCATCTTGTAGGGCTGGTCGGTGGCGTGACCCTGGTACTGGCGGGTTTTGCCGCGCTGGTGCAGACCGACATCAAGCGTATCCTCGCCTACTCGACCATGAGCCAGATCGGCTACATGTTCCTGGCCCTGGGCGTGGGTGCCTGGGACGCGGCGATCTTCCACCTGATGACTCACGCCTTCTTCAAGGCCCTGCTGTTCCTCGCTTCGGGTGCGGTGATCGTTGCCTGCCACCACGAGCAGAACATCTTCAAGATGGGCGGCCTGTGGAAGAAACTGCCGTTGGCCTACGCCAGCTTCATCGTCGGTGGTGCCGCGCTGGCTGCCCTGCCGTTGGTGACCGCAGGTTTCTACTCCAAGGACGAAATCCTCTGGGAAGCCTTTGCCAGCGGCAACCAGAACCTGCTGTACGCAGGCCTGGTGGGTGCGTTCATGACCTCGCTGTACACCTTCCGCCTGATCTTCATCACCTTCCACGGTGAAGCCAAGACCGAAGCGCACGCAGGCCATGGCATCTCCCACTGGTTGCCACTGTCGGTGCTGATCATCCTGTCGACCTTCATCGGCGCCATGATCACCCCGCCTCTGGCCGGTGTACTGCCGGAAAGCGCCGGCCATGCCGGTGGCGCCGCCAAACACAGCCTGGAAATCGCCTCGGGTGCCATCGCCATCGCCGGCATCCTGCTGGCCGCGCTGCTGTTCCTGGGCAAGCGTCGCTTCGTAACGGCCGTGGCCAACAGTGGCATTGGTCGCTTCCTCTCGGCCTGGTGGTTCGCTGCGTGGGGCTTCGACTGGATCTACGACAAACTGTTCGTCAAGCCTTACCTTGCGATCAGCCACATTCTGCGCAAAGACCCGCTCGACCAGACCATCGGTTTGATCCCGCGCGCCGCCAAGGCCGGTCACACCGCCCTGAGCCGCAGCGAGACGGGCCAATTGCGTTGGTATGCAGCTTCCATGGCTGCCGGTGCGGTGCTGGTGATCGGCGCCATCGTGGTGGTAGCGATATGA
- the nuoK gene encoding NADH-quinone oxidoreductase subunit NuoK, with the protein MPAIPLEHGLAVAGILFCLGLVGLMVRRNILFVLMSLEIMMNAAALAFVVAGSRWAQPDGQVMFILVISLAAAEASIGLAILLQLYRRFHTLDIDAASEMRG; encoded by the coding sequence ATGCCTGCTATCCCTTTGGAGCATGGTCTGGCGGTCGCCGGCATCCTGTTCTGCCTTGGCCTGGTCGGCCTGATGGTTCGCCGTAACATTCTGTTCGTGTTGATGAGCCTGGAAATCATGATGAACGCCGCCGCACTGGCGTTCGTGGTTGCAGGTAGCCGATGGGCGCAGCCGGATGGGCAAGTCATGTTCATCCTGGTGATCAGCCTGGCAGCCGCCGAGGCCAGTATTGGCCTGGCGATCCTGCTGCAACTGTATCGTCGCTTCCACACGCTTGATATCGACGCTGCCAGTGAGATGCGCGGATGA
- the nuoJ gene encoding NADH-quinone oxidoreductase subunit J, with the protein MEFAFYFASGIAVVSTLRVITNTNPVHALLYLIISLIAVAMTFFSLGAPFAGVLEVIAYAGAIMVLFVFVVMMLNLGPASVAQERVWLKPGIWLGPVILAALLLGELLYVLFAHQSGQAIGHTTVDAKAVGVSLFGPYLLVVELASMLLLAAAITAFHLGRNEAKEQ; encoded by the coding sequence ATGGAATTCGCTTTCTATTTCGCGTCCGGTATTGCAGTGGTGTCCACGCTTCGCGTGATCACCAACACCAATCCTGTGCACGCCCTGCTCTACCTGATCATTTCGTTGATCGCCGTGGCCATGACCTTTTTCAGCCTCGGCGCACCGTTCGCCGGTGTGCTGGAAGTGATCGCCTACGCCGGCGCCATCATGGTGCTGTTCGTGTTTGTGGTGATGATGCTCAACCTCGGGCCGGCCTCGGTCGCTCAGGAACGCGTCTGGCTCAAGCCCGGCATCTGGCTCGGCCCGGTGATCCTGGCAGCCCTGCTGCTGGGTGAACTGCTGTATGTGCTGTTCGCTCACCAGAGCGGCCAGGCCATCGGCCACACCACCGTAGACGCGAAAGCCGTGGGCGTCAGCCTGTTCGGCCCGTACCTGCTGGTGGTCGAACTGGCTTCGATGCTGCTGCTCGCGGCAGCCATCACCGCCTTCCACTTGGGCCGCAACGAAGCCAAGGAGCAATGA
- the nuoI gene encoding NADH-quinone oxidoreductase subunit NuoI → MFKYIGDIVKGTGTQLRSLVMVFGHGFRKRDTLQYPEEAVYLPPRYRGRIVLTRDPDGEERCVACNLCAVACPVGCISLQKAETEDGRWYPDFFRINFSRCIFCGLCEEACPTTAIQLTPDFEMAEFKRQDLVYEKEDLLISGPGKNPDYNFYRVAGMAVAGKPKGAAQNEAEPINVKSLLP, encoded by the coding sequence ATGTTCAAATATATTGGCGACATCGTTAAGGGTACCGGTACCCAGTTGCGAAGCCTGGTGATGGTGTTCGGTCACGGCTTTCGCAAACGCGACACCCTGCAATACCCGGAAGAAGCGGTGTACCTGCCGCCGCGCTATCGCGGCCGTATCGTACTGACCCGCGACCCCGATGGCGAAGAGCGTTGCGTAGCCTGCAACCTGTGCGCCGTGGCGTGCCCGGTGGGTTGCATCTCCCTGCAGAAAGCTGAAACCGAAGACGGTCGCTGGTACCCGGACTTCTTCCGCATCAACTTCTCGCGCTGCATTTTCTGCGGCCTCTGCGAGGAAGCTTGCCCGACCACCGCAATCCAGCTGACACCGGATTTCGAGATGGCCGAGTTCAAACGTCAGGACCTGGTGTACGAGAAAGAAGATCTGCTGATCTCTGGTCCCGGTAAAAACCCTGATTACAACTTCTATCGTGTTGCAGGTATGGCCGTTGCCGGTAAGCCCAAGGGCGCCGCACAAAACGAAGCCGAGCCGATCAACGTGAAGAGCTTGCTGCCTTAA
- the nuoH gene encoding NADH-quinone oxidoreductase subunit NuoH: MTWFTPEVIDVIISVVKAIVILLAVVVAGALLSFVERRLLGWWQDRYGPNRVGPFGMFQIAADMLKMFFKEDWTPPFADKVIFTLAPVVAMSALLIAFAIIPITPTWGVADLNIGLLFFFAMAGLSVYAVLFAGWSSNNKFALLGSLRASAQTVSYEVFMGLALMGIVVQVGSFNMRDIVEYQAQNLWFIIPQFFGFCTFFIAGVAVTHRHPFDQPEAEQELADGYHIEYAGMKWGMFFVGEYIGIILISALLVTLFFGGWHGPFGILPQLAFFWFFLKTAFFIMLFILLRASIPRPRYDQVMDFSWRFCLPLTLINLLVTAAVVLLNTPAGAVQ, encoded by the coding sequence ATGACTTGGTTCACGCCGGAAGTAATTGACGTGATCATTTCGGTGGTCAAGGCCATCGTGATCCTGTTGGCCGTGGTCGTGGCGGGCGCCCTGCTCAGCTTCGTCGAACGTCGCCTGCTGGGCTGGTGGCAGGACCGTTACGGTCCGAACCGCGTTGGCCCGTTCGGCATGTTCCAGATCGCCGCCGACATGCTGAAAATGTTCTTCAAGGAAGACTGGACCCCGCCGTTTGCCGACAAGGTGATCTTCACCCTGGCACCGGTCGTGGCCATGAGCGCCTTGCTGATCGCCTTCGCGATCATCCCGATCACCCCGACCTGGGGCGTGGCGGACCTGAACATCGGCTTGCTGTTCTTCTTCGCCATGGCCGGTTTGTCGGTCTATGCGGTGCTGTTCGCCGGTTGGTCGAGTAACAACAAGTTCGCCCTGCTGGGCAGCTTGCGGGCCTCGGCCCAGACCGTGTCCTACGAAGTGTTCATGGGCCTGGCGCTGATGGGCATCGTGGTGCAGGTCGGCTCGTTCAACATGCGCGACATCGTCGAGTACCAGGCGCAGAACCTGTGGTTCATCATTCCGCAGTTCTTCGGCTTCTGCACCTTCTTCATCGCTGGCGTCGCCGTGACTCACCGTCACCCGTTCGACCAGCCGGAAGCGGAACAGGAACTGGCTGACGGTTACCACATTGAATACGCCGGCATGAAATGGGGCATGTTCTTCGTTGGTGAGTACATCGGCATCATCTTGATCTCGGCCCTGCTGGTCACGCTGTTCTTCGGCGGCTGGCACGGTCCGTTCGGCATCCTGCCGCAGTTGGCGTTCTTCTGGTTCTTCCTGAAGACCGCGTTCTTCATCATGTTGTTTATCCTGCTGCGCGCTTCCATTCCGCGTCCACGATACGACCAGGTGATGGATTTCAGCTGGCGCTTCTGCCTGCCGCTGACCCTGATCAATTTGCTGGTGACGGCTGCCGTTGTGTTGTTGAACACGCCAGCCGGCGCGGTTCAGTGA
- the nuoG gene encoding NADH-quinone oxidoreductase subunit NuoG → MATIHVDGKALEVDGADNLLQACLSLGLDIPYFCWHPALGSVGACRQCAVKQYTDENDTRGRIVMSCMTPATDNTWISIEDEESKAFRASVVEWLMTNHPHDCPVCEEGGHCHLQDMTVMTGHNERRYRFTKRTHQNQDLGPFISHEMNRCIACYRCVRFYKDYAGGTDLGVFGAHDNVYFGRVEDGVLESEFSGNLTEVCPTGVFTDKTHSERYNRKWDMQFSPSICHGCSSGCNISPGERYGELRRIENRFNGSVNQYFLCDRGRFGYGYVNREDRPRQPLLAGGAKLSLDDALDKAADLLRGRNIVGIGSPRASLESNYALRELVGAEHFYSGIEAAELERIRLVLQVLNDSPLPVPNMRDIEDHDAIFVLGEDLTQTAARIALSLRQSVKGKAEDMADAMRVQPWLDAAVKNIGQHALNPLFIASLAETKLDDIAEECVHAAPDDLARIGFAVAHALDASAPAVEGLDAEAVELAQRIADALLAAKRPLIIAGTSLGSKALIEAAANIAKALKLRDKNGSISLVVPEANSLGLAMLGGESLDAALQAVIDGNADAIVVLENDLYTRTDSAKVDAALDAAKVLIVADHQKTATSERADLVLPAATFAEGDGTLVSQEGRAQRFFQVFDPKYMDASILVHEGWRWLHALRATLLNQPIDWTQLDHVTAAAAASAPQLARIVDAAPSASFRIKGMKLAREPLRYSGRTAMRADISVHEPRTPQDPDTAFAFSMEGYSGSVEPRQQVPFAWSPGWNSPQAWNKFQDEVGGHIRAGDPGTRLIESTGDALNWFAAVPRPFNPAQGTWQVVPFFHLFGSEETSSKAAPVQSRIPEAYVSVAKSEADRLGVNDGALLSLNVAGQTLRLPLRINDELGAGLVALPKGLAGIPPAIFGKTVDGLQEAAQ, encoded by the coding sequence ATGGCCACTATCCACGTAGACGGCAAAGCGCTCGAAGTCGATGGGGCAGACAACCTGTTACAGGCATGTCTCTCACTAGGCCTCGACATCCCGTATTTCTGCTGGCACCCCGCGCTTGGTAGCGTTGGTGCCTGTCGCCAGTGCGCGGTCAAGCAGTACACCGACGAGAACGACACCCGTGGTCGTATCGTCATGTCCTGCATGACCCCAGCCACCGACAACACCTGGATCTCCATCGAAGATGAAGAATCCAAGGCGTTCCGCGCCAGTGTCGTCGAATGGCTGATGACCAACCACCCGCACGACTGCCCGGTCTGTGAGGAAGGCGGTCACTGCCACCTGCAAGACATGACGGTGATGACCGGCCACAACGAGCGCCGTTATCGCTTCACCAAACGCACCCACCAGAACCAGGACCTCGGCCCGTTCATTTCCCACGAAATGAACCGCTGCATCGCCTGCTACCGTTGCGTGCGTTTCTATAAAGACTACGCCGGCGGCACCGACCTGGGCGTTTTCGGCGCCCACGACAACGTGTACTTCGGTCGCGTTGAAGACGGCGTGCTCGAAAGCGAGTTCTCCGGCAACCTCACCGAGGTCTGCCCGACCGGTGTGTTCACCGACAAGACTCACTCCGAGCGCTACAACCGTAAGTGGGACATGCAGTTCTCGCCGAGCATCTGCCATGGCTGCTCCAGCGGTTGCAACATCTCCCCGGGCGAGCGCTACGGCGAACTGCGTCGTATCGAAAACCGCTTCAACGGTTCGGTCAACCAGTACTTCCTGTGCGACCGTGGCCGTTTCGGCTATGGCTACGTCAACCGCGAAGACCGCCCACGCCAGCCGCTGTTGGCCGGTGGCGCCAAGCTGAGCCTGGACGACGCGCTGGATAAAGCCGCCGACCTGCTGCGCGGCCGCAACATCGTCGGTATCGGTTCGCCGCGTGCCAGCCTCGAAAGCAACTACGCGTTGCGCGAACTGGTCGGTGCCGAGCACTTCTACTCCGGTATCGAAGCCGCTGAATTGGAGCGCATCCGCCTGGTCCTGCAAGTGCTGAACGACAGCCCGCTGCCAGTTCCGAACATGCGCGATATCGAAGACCACGATGCGATCTTCGTCCTCGGCGAAGACCTGACCCAGACCGCCGCGCGTATTGCGCTGTCGTTGCGTCAGTCGGTCAAAGGCAAGGCCGAAGACATGGCTGACGCCATGCGCGTTCAGCCTTGGCTCGACGCCGCGGTAAAAAACATCGGCCAGCACGCGCTGAACCCGCTGTTTATCGCGAGCCTGGCTGAAACCAAGCTCGACGATATTGCCGAAGAATGCGTTCACGCAGCGCCGGATGACCTGGCCCGCATCGGTTTCGCCGTGGCCCACGCCCTCGACGCCAGCGCGCCTGCCGTCGAAGGCCTGGACGCTGAAGCCGTTGAACTGGCCCAGCGCATCGCCGACGCCCTGCTCGCGGCCAAGCGCCCATTGATCATTGCCGGCACCTCGTTGGGTTCCAAGGCGCTGATCGAAGCCGCTGCCAACATCGCCAAAGCCTTGAAGCTGCGTGACAAGAACGGTTCCATCAGCCTGGTCGTGCCGGAAGCCAACAGCCTCGGCCTGGCCATGCTCGGTGGCGAGTCCCTGGACGCTGCCCTGCAAGCCGTGATCGACGGCAATGCCGACGCCATCGTAGTACTGGAAAACGACCTGTACACCCGCACTGATTCGGCCAAGGTCGATGCCGCGCTGGACGCTGCCAAAGTGCTGATCGTAGCCGACCACCAGAAGACCGCCACCAGCGAGCGTGCCGACCTGGTACTGCCAGCCGCCACCTTCGCCGAAGGCGACGGTACCCTGGTCAGCCAGGAAGGCCGCGCCCAGCGCTTCTTCCAGGTGTTCGATCCGAAGTACATGGACGCCAGCATCCTGGTTCACGAAGGCTGGCGCTGGCTGCATGCCCTGCGTGCAACCCTGCTGAACCAACCGATCGACTGGACCCAGCTCGACCACGTGACCGCCGCAGCCGCCGCAAGCGCGCCGCAACTGGCCCGTATCGTCGACGCTGCACCGTCCGCCTCGTTCCGCATCAAGGGCATGAAACTCGCCCGTGAACCGCTGCGTTACTCCGGCCGTACCGCTATGCGCGCCGACATCAGCGTGCACGAACCGCGTACCCCGCAAGACCCTGACACCGCGTTTGCCTTCTCAATGGAAGGTTACTCGGGTTCGGTCGAGCCACGTCAGCAGGTGCCATTTGCCTGGTCGCCGGGCTGGAACTCGCCGCAAGCCTGGAACAAGTTCCAGGACGAAGTCGGTGGTCACATCCGCGCTGGCGACCCGGGCACCCGCCTGATCGAAAGCACCGGTGACGCGCTGAACTGGTTCGCTGCTGTACCGCGCCCGTTCAACCCGGCCCAGGGCACCTGGCAGGTTGTGCCGTTCTTCCACCTGTTCGGCAGCGAAGAGACTTCTTCCAAAGCCGCTCCGGTGCAAAGTCGCATTCCTGAAGCCTACGTGTCCGTGGCCAAGTCCGAAGCCGACCGCCTGGGCGTCAACGACGGTGCCCTGCTCAGCCTGAACGTGGCTGGCCAGACCCTGCGTCTGCCGCTGCGCATCAATGATGAGTTGGGTGCTGGCCTGGTTGCACTGCCTAAAGGCCTTGCCGGTATTCCACCTGCGATCTTTGGCAAAACCGTTGACGGTCTGCAGGAGGCAGCGCAATGA
- the nuoF gene encoding NADH-quinone oxidoreductase subunit NuoF, which produces MTLTSFGPANLIKRSPETHPLTWRLRDDGEAVWLDEYQAKNGYAAARKAFADMAQDDIVQTVKDAGLKGRGGAGFPTGVKWGLMPKDESINIRYLLCNADEMEPNTWKDRMLMEQLPHLLIEGMLISARALKTYRGYIFLRGEYTTAAKHLNRAVEEAKAAGLLGKNILGSGFDFELFVHTGAGRYICGEETALINSLEGRRANPRSKPPFPAAVGVWGKPTCVNNVETLCNVPAIIADGVDWYKSLAREGSEDMGTKLMGFSGKVKNPGLWELPFGVTARELFEDYAGGMRDGYTLKAWQPGGAGTGFLLPEHLDAQMYAGGIGKVGTRMGTGLAMAVDNTVNMVSLLRNMEQFFSRESCGFCTPCRDGLPWSVKLLMAIEKGEGQPGDIETLLGLVGFLGPGKTFCAHAPGAVEPLGSAIKYFRSEFEAGIAPVSAAVPPLARPIVVGA; this is translated from the coding sequence ATGACCCTTACATCTTTCGGCCCGGCCAACCTGATCAAGCGTTCGCCTGAAACCCACCCACTGACCTGGCGTCTGCGTGACGACGGCGAGGCGGTTTGGCTCGACGAATACCAGGCCAAGAATGGTTACGCGGCAGCGCGCAAAGCCTTCGCCGACATGGCCCAGGACGATATCGTCCAGACCGTCAAAGACGCCGGCCTTAAAGGCCGCGGCGGCGCAGGCTTCCCCACTGGCGTGAAGTGGGGCCTGATGCCCAAAGACGAATCCATCAACATCCGCTACCTGCTGTGCAACGCGGACGAGATGGAACCGAACACCTGGAAAGACCGCATGCTGATGGAGCAACTGCCCCATCTGCTGATCGAAGGCATGCTGATCAGCGCCCGCGCGCTGAAAACCTACCGTGGCTACATCTTCCTGCGTGGCGAATACACCACCGCTGCCAAGCACCTCAACCGTGCCGTGGAAGAAGCCAAGGCTGCAGGCCTGTTGGGCAAGAACATCCTCGGTTCGGGTTTTGACTTCGAACTGTTCGTGCACACCGGCGCCGGGCGTTATATCTGCGGTGAAGAAACCGCACTGATCAACTCCCTCGAAGGCCGCCGCGCCAACCCGCGCTCCAAGCCGCCCTTCCCTGCCGCCGTCGGCGTATGGGGCAAGCCGACTTGCGTTAACAACGTTGAAACCCTGTGCAACGTGCCGGCGATCATCGCCGACGGCGTTGACTGGTACAAATCGTTGGCCCGCGAAGGCAGCGAAGACATGGGCACCAAGCTCATGGGCTTCTCCGGCAAGGTCAAGAACCCTGGCCTGTGGGAGCTGCCGTTCGGCGTCACCGCACGCGAGCTGTTCGAGGACTACGCCGGCGGCATGCGCGACGGCTACACCTTGAAAGCCTGGCAGCCAGGCGGCGCCGGTACCGGCTTCCTGCTCCCTGAGCACCTTGATGCACAAATGTATGCCGGCGGCATCGGCAAGGTCGGCACCCGGATGGGTACGGGCCTGGCGATGGCGGTGGACAACACCGTGAACATGGTCTCGCTGCTGCGCAACATGGAGCAGTTCTTCTCCCGCGAATCCTGCGGTTTCTGCACTCCGTGCCGTGATGGTTTGCCATGGAGCGTCAAGCTCTTGATGGCGATCGAGAAAGGTGAAGGCCAGCCAGGCGACATCGAGACCCTGCTGGGTCTGGTCGGTTTCCTCGGCCCAGGCAAGACCTTCTGTGCTCACGCACCGGGCGCCGTGGAGCCATTGGGCAGCGCAATCAAATACTTCCGCTCGGAGTTCGAAGCCGGCATCGCGCCTGTCAGCGCCGCCGTCCCGCCTCTGGCAAGGCCGATCGTAGTCGGCGCGTAA
- the nuoE gene encoding NADH-quinone oxidoreductase subunit NuoE, with amino-acid sequence MNSTLIQTDRFTLSETERSAIEHELHHYEDPRAASIEALKIVQKERGWVPDGALYAIGELLGIPASDVEGVATFYSQIFRQPVGRHIIRVCDSMVCYIGGHESVVSEIQNKLGIGLGQTTADGRFTLLPVCCLGNCDKAPALMIDDDTFGDVQPAGVTQLLEGYP; translated from the coding sequence ATGAACAGCACGCTTATCCAAACAGATCGTTTCACCTTGAGTGAAACCGAGCGCTCGGCCATCGAGCACGAGCTGCATCACTACGAAGACCCGCGCGCGGCGTCGATCGAAGCCTTGAAGATCGTCCAGAAGGAACGTGGCTGGGTGCCCGACGGCGCCCTCTACGCCATTGGCGAACTGCTCGGCATCCCGGCCAGCGATGTTGAAGGGGTGGCCACGTTCTACAGCCAGATCTTCCGTCAGCCGGTCGGCCGCCACATCATTCGCGTGTGCGACAGCATGGTCTGCTACATCGGTGGCCACGAGTCGGTGGTCAGCGAGATCCAGAACAAGCTGGGCATTGGCCTCGGCCAAACCACTGCGGACGGCCGCTTCACGCTGCTGCCGGTGTGCTGCCTGGGCAACTGCGACAAGGCGCCGGCGTTGATGATCGACGACGACACATTCGGTGACGTGCAGCCTGCTGGCGTGACCCAATTGCTTGAGGGCTACCCATGA